In Anaerostipes hadrus ATCC 29173 = JCM 17467, a single genomic region encodes these proteins:
- a CDS encoding 3'-5' exoribonuclease YhaM family protein, with product MRYISDLHEGDQVSEIYLCKTKSPGTSKFGKSYYSLTLQDKTGMIDGKVWELTNAIGHFEAMDYILVRGQVTSYQGSNQLNIQQIRKAQEGEFDMADYMPSTKKDIDGMFKELLAMISKTKNQYLKQLAEKIFIEDKNFAREFKVHSAAKSVHHGYIGGLLEHSLSVAKICESYANLYPQLNRDLIVMCALWHDMGKVEELSSFPENDYTDEGQLVGHIVMGAIKLDRLIHEIPGFPPKLANEVKHCMLAHHGELEFGSPKKPALLEAIALSQADNLDAKMETFAEIMEKQKEDQEWSGFQRLLDTRIRKTSI from the coding sequence ATGAGATATATTAGTGATTTGCACGAAGGAGATCAGGTTTCCGAGATTTATTTATGTAAGACAAAATCACCGGGAACATCCAAATTTGGAAAATCATATTATTCCCTGACACTACAAGATAAAACAGGAATGATCGACGGAAAGGTATGGGAACTTACCAATGCGATCGGACATTTCGAGGCGATGGACTACATTTTAGTCAGAGGACAGGTAACAAGTTACCAGGGTTCTAACCAGTTAAACATCCAACAGATCCGTAAAGCTCAGGAAGGTGAGTTTGACATGGCAGATTATATGCCAAGTACCAAGAAGGATATTGATGGGATGTTCAAAGAGCTTCTTGCAATGATCAGCAAGACAAAGAACCAGTATTTAAAACAATTAGCAGAGAAGATCTTTATAGAGGATAAAAATTTTGCAAGAGAATTTAAAGTACATTCCGCAGCAAAAAGCGTACACCATGGGTATATCGGAGGGCTTTTAGAGCACAGTTTATCTGTAGCGAAAATTTGTGAAAGCTATGCAAATCTGTATCCACAGTTAAACAGAGACTTGATCGTAATGTGTGCATTATGGCATGATATGGGGAAAGTCGAAGAATTATCAAGCTTTCCAGAGAATGACTATACAGATGAAGGTCAGTTAGTTGGACACATTGTGATGGGAGCGATCAAATTAGACCGCCTGATCCATGAGATTCCAGGTTTCCCACCAAAACTTGCAAATGAAGTAAAACACTGTATGTTAGCACATCACGGAGAATTAGAATTTGGTTCTCCAAAGAAACCTGCATTATTAGAAGCAATTGCACTAAGTCAGGCAGATAATTTAGATGCGAAGATGGAAACATTTGCAGAGATCATGGAGAAACAAAAAGAAGATCAGGAATGGTCAGGATTCCAGCGTTTATTAGATACAAGAATTCGTAAGACATCTATCTAA
- the ppk1 gene encoding polyphosphate kinase 1, producing MKTQQKIFMNRELSWLKFNERVLEEAENREVPLCERLTFASIYQSNLDEFFMVRVGSLIDQMLLDKNMKENKTKMTPQEQIDAIIPQVQKLNRRKDSVYEEMMDSLKEHNIHLVNFQKISKKESEYLRAYFQAEIAPLISPTIIGKRQPFPFLKNKEIYAVAVLETKNRKEKLGIIPCGNETFDRLINISGKDAYMLSEEMILHYVPRIFKGYHVKAKTLIRITRNADIDADSMYDEDLDYRDFMVELIKKRKKLAPVRMELSREMDGEIIDLLCEYLELERKYVFYTQTPLDLSFVFKIQDILRRETDLFFEKRVPQRSPQFNEEMPIMDQIEKEDKLLSYPYESMRPFLKMLQEAAEDKDVVSIKMTLYRVAKQSKIIASLIEAAENGKDVTILVELKARFDEENNIEWSRQLEDAGCRVIYGLDGYKVHSKLCLITRKKKGKVSYITQIGTGNYNEKTSRLYTDLSLMTANVDIALEAAEVFQALSMGETVEETDHLLVAPHCLQNKVIHMIDREIEHAKAGEPAYIGLKMNSLTDKKIMEKLIKASKAGVKIDMVIRGICCLIPGVKGETDNIQVRSIVGRYLEHSRIYIFGTKGREKVYIASADFMTRNTLRRVEVAVPIYNTDIKMQLIEMFITMLSDNVKAREEDHNGNYKIPKNQDTPLNSQEFFYKQAYLNAKNVNS from the coding sequence ATGAAAACACAGCAGAAGATTTTTATGAACCGGGAACTGTCCTGGCTTAAGTTTAACGAACGCGTATTAGAAGAGGCTGAGAATAGAGAAGTACCACTATGTGAACGATTGACATTTGCATCCATTTACCAGAGCAACTTAGATGAATTCTTTATGGTAAGAGTTGGATCTTTGATCGATCAGATGTTACTTGATAAGAACATGAAAGAAAATAAGACAAAGATGACACCACAGGAACAGATTGATGCGATCATTCCACAGGTACAGAAATTAAATAGAAGAAAAGACAGCGTATATGAGGAGATGATGGATTCTCTGAAAGAACACAACATCCATCTGGTAAATTTTCAAAAAATATCTAAAAAAGAAAGCGAATATTTAAGAGCTTATTTTCAAGCAGAAATCGCGCCATTGATCTCTCCTACGATCATAGGGAAGAGACAGCCATTTCCTTTTTTAAAGAATAAAGAAATCTACGCAGTTGCTGTGTTAGAAACTAAAAATAGAAAAGAAAAATTAGGAATTATCCCATGTGGAAATGAAACGTTTGACAGATTGATCAATATTTCTGGAAAAGATGCTTATATGTTATCAGAAGAAATGATTCTTCACTATGTGCCAAGGATCTTCAAAGGATACCATGTCAAAGCAAAAACATTGATCCGAATTACAAGAAATGCAGATATTGATGCAGATTCCATGTATGATGAAGATCTTGATTATCGCGATTTCATGGTGGAACTGATCAAGAAAAGAAAGAAATTAGCACCAGTCCGAATGGAATTATCAAGAGAGATGGATGGAGAGATCATTGATCTTTTATGTGAATATCTGGAACTTGAAAGAAAATATGTATTCTATACACAGACACCGTTAGATCTGTCTTTTGTATTTAAGATTCAGGATATTTTAAGAAGAGAGACAGACTTGTTTTTTGAGAAAAGAGTTCCTCAAAGATCACCACAGTTTAACGAAGAAATGCCAATTATGGATCAGATTGAAAAAGAAGATAAGTTACTCTCTTATCCATATGAAAGTATGCGGCCATTTCTAAAAATGCTTCAGGAAGCGGCAGAAGATAAAGATGTTGTTTCAATCAAAATGACATTATATCGTGTCGCAAAGCAGAGTAAGATCATTGCATCTTTGATCGAGGCAGCAGAAAATGGAAAAGATGTCACGATCCTTGTAGAATTAAAGGCTAGATTTGATGAGGAAAATAATATTGAATGGTCCAGACAGTTAGAAGATGCAGGATGCCGCGTGATCTATGGATTAGATGGTTATAAAGTACACTCTAAATTATGTCTGATCACAAGAAAGAAAAAAGGAAAAGTATCTTATATTACACAGATCGGAACAGGGAACTATAATGAAAAGACAAGCAGACTTTATACAGATCTTTCCTTGATGACAGCAAATGTCGATATTGCGTTGGAGGCTGCGGAAGTCTTTCAGGCGTTATCTATGGGAGAAACTGTAGAAGAAACAGATCATCTGTTAGTAGCTCCACACTGTCTGCAGAATAAGGTGATCCATATGATCGATCGGGAAATTGAACATGCAAAAGCTGGAGAACCAGCTTATATTGGATTAAAAATGAACTCCTTAACAGACAAAAAGATCATGGAGAAGCTGATCAAAGCATCCAAAGCAGGTGTGAAGATTGACATGGTCATTCGAGGAATCTGTTGCCTGATTCCGGGAGTAAAGGGTGAAACAGATAATATTCAAGTAAGAAGTATTGTTGGAAGATACTTAGAACATTCAAGAATCTATATTTTTGGAACGAAGGGCAGAGAAAAAGTTTATATAGCGTCAGCAGACTTTATGACAAGAAATACATTAAGAAGAGTCGAGGTAGCTGTACCGATCTACAATACAGATATTAAAATGCAGCTGATCGAGATGTTTATCACAATGTTAAGTGATAATGTAAAAGCAAGAGAAGAAGATCACAATGGAAATTATAAAATTCCTAAAAATCAGGATACACCACTAAATTCACAGGAATTTTTCTATAAGCAGGCATATTTGAATGCGAAAAATGTAAATTCATAA
- a CDS encoding endonuclease MutS2 encodes MNQKVLQTLEFDKIINILTGYATTELGKLMCANLKPMTEEADILNAQDQTQDALTRIYKRGNVSFFGVSDLSPSLARLKMRGTLGTGELLDIARVLESVKNAVSYGVRMEDDLEADSLDELFESLVPLDDLLHEIRRCIISEEEISDDASSTLKHIRRAMKQTNQKIHTQLTTLVSSASNQDKLQDAIVTMRNGRYCIPVKQEYRSSFQGMIHDQSASGNTLFIEPMSVVTLNNELKELEGKEQSEIEHILSILSEQASYGVDDLAHNQKTLVLLDFIFAKAKYAKDIDASKPIFREDGIINIKQGCHPLLDRKKVVPINVSLGKDFSMLIVTGPNTGGKTVSLKTVGLLSLMGQAGLHIPAFQGSSLGIFREIFADIGDEQSIEQNLSTFSSHMTNIVSIVQQAHRDSLVLLDELCGGTDPIEGAALAISILSDLHGRGIKTMATTHYSELKMFALSTDDIENASCEFDVETLSPTYRLMIGIPGKSNAFAISRKLGLDEHIIEGAADQIDESVKDFETILADLEKSKQTIEKEQEEILEYRKEIETLRKSLKSRQDNIKEKRDKMLRDAREEAHNIISEAKEIADSTIREYNKLKKQNKNPDTNKKMEHMRSDLRGRMTKLEGQMAYKSKKKNKKRHEANDFHVGDEVYVTSLSLAGTVSTLPNAKGDLYVQMGMMRSLVNIKDLEITKTAKDVKRENQRNESRNRGRTAINKSASIRPEINVMGMTVDEAIAQLDKYIDDACLANLAQITVVHGKGTGALRKGLHNYFKQLKKQKRISGYRDGEYGEGDLGVTVVIL; translated from the coding sequence ATGAATCAGAAAGTATTACAAACACTTGAATTTGATAAGATTATAAATATTTTAACAGGATACGCAACAACCGAACTAGGTAAGTTGATGTGTGCCAATTTAAAACCAATGACTGAAGAAGCTGATATCTTAAACGCTCAGGATCAGACACAGGATGCATTGACACGTATCTATAAACGTGGAAATGTGTCTTTTTTTGGAGTAAGTGATCTTTCCCCTTCTCTTGCCCGTTTGAAGATGAGAGGTACACTTGGAACTGGGGAACTTCTTGATATCGCTCGTGTTCTGGAATCTGTAAAGAATGCCGTTTCTTACGGAGTCCGCATGGAAGACGATCTTGAAGCAGATTCTCTCGACGAGCTTTTTGAAAGCCTTGTTCCTTTAGATGATCTTCTGCACGAGATCCGCCGCTGTATTATTTCTGAAGAAGAGATCAGTGATGATGCCTCTTCTACTTTAAAACATATCCGTCGTGCAATGAAACAGACAAACCAGAAGATTCATACACAGTTAACTACGCTGGTAAGCTCTGCATCCAATCAGGATAAATTACAGGATGCGATCGTTACAATGCGAAATGGGCGTTACTGCATACCAGTCAAGCAAGAGTACAGAAGTTCATTCCAAGGTATGATCCATGATCAGTCTGCTTCTGGAAATACGCTGTTTATTGAACCAATGTCTGTTGTAACATTAAATAATGAATTAAAAGAATTGGAAGGAAAAGAACAGTCTGAGATTGAGCATATTCTTTCTATATTAAGTGAACAGGCTTCTTATGGTGTTGATGATCTTGCACATAACCAGAAGACCCTTGTATTATTAGACTTCATTTTTGCAAAGGCAAAATATGCGAAGGATATTGATGCATCCAAACCTATTTTCCGTGAAGATGGAATTATCAATATCAAACAGGGATGTCATCCTTTACTAGACCGCAAAAAAGTCGTTCCGATCAACGTATCTCTCGGCAAAGATTTCTCCATGCTGATCGTGACCGGACCAAATACAGGTGGTAAAACTGTATCTTTAAAAACCGTTGGATTATTATCTTTGATGGGACAGGCAGGCCTTCATATTCCTGCATTCCAAGGATCTTCTCTTGGAATTTTTCGTGAAATTTTTGCAGATATCGGCGATGAGCAGAGTATTGAGCAAAACTTAAGTACCTTCTCTTCTCATATGACAAATATTGTATCGATCGTTCAGCAAGCTCATCGAGATTCTTTAGTATTACTCGATGAATTATGTGGTGGTACTGATCCAATCGAAGGTGCCGCACTTGCGATCTCTATTTTAAGTGATCTGCACGGACGTGGAATTAAAACAATGGCGACAACCCATTACAGTGAACTTAAAATGTTCGCACTTTCCACCGATGATATCGAAAATGCTTCCTGCGAATTTGATGTGGAAACGCTTTCTCCAACATACCGTCTGATGATCGGTATTCCTGGAAAAAGTAATGCGTTTGCAATTTCCCGCAAATTAGGATTGGATGAACATATCATTGAAGGTGCTGCAGATCAGATTGATGAATCTGTCAAAGATTTTGAAACGATCTTAGCTGACCTTGAAAAGAGTAAACAGACGATTGAAAAAGAACAGGAAGAGATCCTTGAATACCGTAAGGAAATCGAAACTCTCCGTAAGAGTTTAAAATCTCGTCAGGATAATATAAAAGAAAAACGTGATAAGATGCTTCGCGACGCCCGTGAAGAGGCTCACAATATCATCTCTGAGGCGAAAGAGATCGCAGATTCTACGATCCGTGAATATAACAAATTAAAGAAACAAAACAAGAATCCAGATACAAACAAGAAGATGGAACATATGCGAAGCGATCTTCGCGGCCGCATGACAAAATTAGAAGGTCAAATGGCTTACAAATCCAAGAAAAAGAACAAGAAACGTCACGAGGCGAATGATTTCCATGTTGGTGATGAAGTTTATGTAACAAGTCTTTCCCTTGCCGGAACTGTTTCCACGCTCCCAAATGCCAAAGGTGATCTGTATGTTCAGATGGGTATGATGCGTTCTCTTGTTAACATCAAAGACCTTGAGATCACAAAAACGGCCAAAGATGTAAAACGTGAAAATCAAAGAAATGAAAGTCGTAACCGAGGACGTACTGCGATCAACAAATCCGCTTCCATCCGACCTGAGATCAATGTTATGGGTATGACGGTTGATGAAGCAATCGCACAGCTTGATAAGTACATCGATGATGCGTGCCTGGCCAACTTAGCACAGATCACTGTTGTCCATGGAAAAGGAACTGGTGCTTTACGTAAAGGGCTTCATAATTACTTTAAACAGTTGAAGAAACAAAAACGTATCTCCGGTTACCGTGATGGTGAATATGGTGAAGGAGATCTTGGTGTAACTGTTGTTATACTGTAA
- a CDS encoding putative ABC transporter permease has product MTYYDILFSFFIYGFLGWCSEVAFAAFKQHSFVNRGFLNGPICPIYGIGVTVVVASLQPYVGNLILLYITSTILVTFLEWLTGFLLEKMFHHRWWDYSEMPLNIGGYVCPLFSAIWGVACVLIVKLIYPFTDKLVSFFPIWLGKFLLVLLSIALIVDICITVQGILKFNKRLALMEDIAKELRNISDQIGENIYDSMMDGLEAQDRLKARADVIREKVDEAKQENADELKARMDSLKQRAEELRSKYEKMAKLPTFTSRRILRAFPKMMPREHVREFGQLRRILKKKRDELKKS; this is encoded by the coding sequence ATGACTTATTACGATATCTTATTTAGCTTTTTTATATATGGATTTCTTGGTTGGTGTTCTGAAGTCGCTTTTGCAGCTTTTAAACAACATTCCTTTGTAAACCGTGGATTTCTAAATGGTCCGATCTGTCCGATTTATGGAATTGGAGTGACGGTTGTCGTTGCTTCTCTTCAGCCTTACGTCGGAAACTTGATCTTGCTTTATATTACCTCCACCATTCTCGTTACTTTTCTTGAATGGCTAACGGGTTTTCTTCTTGAAAAGATGTTTCATCACAGATGGTGGGATTATTCTGAAATGCCATTGAATATCGGCGGCTATGTATGTCCTTTATTTTCTGCGATCTGGGGCGTCGCTTGTGTATTGATCGTGAAACTTATCTATCCTTTTACGGATAAACTAGTTTCTTTTTTCCCGATATGGCTTGGAAAATTTTTGCTTGTTTTATTAAGCATTGCTCTTATAGTTGATATTTGCATCACAGTTCAGGGTATTTTAAAATTCAACAAACGTCTTGCCCTTATGGAGGATATTGCAAAAGAACTGCGTAATATTTCTGATCAGATTGGTGAAAATATCTACGATAGTATGATGGATGGTCTGGAGGCTCAAGACCGATTAAAAGCTCGTGCAGATGTTATTCGAGAGAAAGTTGATGAAGCCAAACAGGAAAATGCAGATGAACTCAAAGCTCGTATGGATTCTTTAAAACAGCGAGCTGAGGAACTTCGTAGCAAATACGAAAAGATGGCAAAACTTCCTACATTTACATCACGCCGTATTTTACGTGCATTCCCTAAGATGATGCCTCGTGAACATGTAAGAGAATTTGGGCAGTTACGACGCATCCTGAAGAAAAAAAGAGATGAATTGAAAAAGTCATGA
- a CDS encoding PTS sugar transporter subunit IIA has translation MGFFFKNKKKNKEEETVTPVVETTPEVPAKEGMILVREGIKLGLPTVSMEEAIVAAGELLRDLGYVDDDYIPAMIRRNEEASVYMGLGLAIPHGTEDAKRDVKRSGIIVMQYPDGVEFNGGTAQLVIGIAGVGDEHLEILGQITEAVTEEEILEELKKTTDVDYILNTFTN, from the coding sequence ATGGGATTCTTTTTTAAGAATAAGAAAAAAAATAAAGAGGAAGAAACAGTAACACCAGTTGTAGAAACAACACCAGAAGTACCAGCGAAAGAAGGTATGATTTTGGTAAGGGAAGGAATTAAACTGGGACTTCCAACGGTAAGCATGGAAGAAGCGATCGTGGCAGCAGGGGAACTTTTAAGAGATCTTGGATATGTAGATGATGATTATATTCCAGCAATGATCCGAAGAAATGAAGAAGCATCTGTATACATGGGATTAGGACTTGCAATTCCACACGGAACAGAAGATGCAAAAAGAGACGTAAAAAGAAGCGGAATTATTGTGATGCAGTATCCAGACGGAGTCGAATTTAATGGCGGAACAGCACAGCTTGTCATTGGAATTGCTGGAGTTGGAGATGAACATTTAGAGATTCTTGGACAGATTACAGAAGCAGTGACAGAAGAAGAAATTCTGGAAGAATTAAAGAAGACGACGGACGTTGATTATATTCTTAATACATTCACGAATTAG
- a CDS encoding GGDEF domain-containing protein, whose translation MYNKKKKIKHKTLKIFCLLIGMIVTAVFLEAGILYIVNSKNVYKTSKVLLDQTIEIVEKNKQSEVGTVVADIPVYKGIALYVADKETGRIYGATDASKIGVKLDDMGLRKQRKKIAKEKIASGIIRVDGKKNYYILKKTQKYIVGITYWIAVDNKSNLIAILIMVVYLSIAAIGILFMVLRLSKVKKKNKEQSVMISSISEMSNIDKMTGCFNRKAYDEDISEIRMDSQFIYVSMDVNGLKIINDRQGHAAGDELICVAASCMKTRFDRYGKVYRMGGDEFAAILFVKREQFEWIRRQFDGDIKYWSCNRIKELSISYGYVSSSECQWDSMKEISDVADIRMYEEKAMYYKKNGVDRQGQPASYVALYRLYTQILRINLEKDRYKIINWEETKNKKKQDSIGALSEWFHNFEDIRLIHSDDLVKYLRKTKIEYLKKQFANKKKFVTITYRRKEGDGYKRITLEIIPEDENSQNTYEGFLYVKE comes from the coding sequence ATGTATAACAAAAAGAAAAAAATAAAACATAAGACGTTGAAGATTTTCTGTTTGCTGATAGGTATGATCGTGACAGCAGTATTTTTGGAAGCAGGAATTCTTTATATTGTAAATAGTAAGAATGTATATAAAACGTCCAAAGTGTTGTTAGATCAGACGATTGAAATCGTAGAGAAAAACAAACAAAGTGAAGTGGGGACTGTTGTAGCAGATATTCCAGTATATAAAGGAATTGCTTTGTATGTAGCGGATAAAGAAACTGGAAGAATCTATGGGGCTACAGATGCTTCAAAGATAGGAGTGAAATTAGATGATATGGGGCTTCGCAAGCAGAGAAAGAAGATTGCGAAGGAGAAGATCGCATCGGGAATCATTCGTGTCGATGGAAAAAAGAATTATTATATCTTAAAGAAAACACAGAAATATATCGTTGGTATTACATATTGGATTGCGGTAGACAACAAGAGTAATTTGATCGCAATATTGATCATGGTTGTATATTTGAGTATTGCAGCAATCGGTATTCTATTTATGGTACTAAGATTATCGAAAGTTAAAAAGAAGAATAAGGAACAATCTGTGATGATTTCCTCTATTTCAGAGATGTCGAATATCGATAAGATGACAGGATGTTTTAATCGAAAAGCATATGACGAAGACATTTCAGAGATACGCATGGATTCTCAATTTATATATGTTTCTATGGATGTGAATGGACTAAAGATTATCAATGACAGACAAGGACATGCAGCGGGAGATGAATTGATCTGTGTAGCAGCATCTTGCATGAAGACCAGGTTTGATAGATATGGAAAAGTTTATAGAATGGGTGGAGATGAATTTGCAGCAATTCTATTTGTGAAAAGAGAACAGTTTGAATGGATCAGACGGCAATTTGATGGAGATATCAAGTACTGGAGCTGTAACCGGATCAAGGAGCTTTCGATTTCTTATGGATATGTTTCAAGCAGTGAATGCCAATGGGATTCCATGAAAGAGATATCAGATGTTGCTGATATTCGTATGTATGAAGAAAAAGCGATGTATTACAAGAAAAATGGAGTAGACCGTCAGGGACAGCCAGCCTCCTATGTAGCTCTTTACAGATTGTATACACAGATTCTCCGAATCAATCTGGAAAAAGATCGTTATAAGATTATAAATTGGGAAGAAACCAAGAATAAAAAGAAACAAGATTCCATAGGAGCTCTGTCAGAATGGTTTCACAATTTTGAAGATATACGGCTTATTCATTCAGATGATTTGGTGAAATATCTTAGGAAGACAAAGATTGAATATCTGAAAAAGCAATTTGCAAATAAAAAGAAATTTGTAACGATCACCTATCGAAGAAAAGAAGGAGATGGTTACAAGAGGATAACGTTAGAAATTATTCCAGAAGATGAGAATTCACAAAATACATATGAAGGATTTTTATATGTTAAAGAATGA
- a CDS encoding ketopantoate reductase family protein, whose product MNIKKVAVLGAGAVGSYVIWGLSNNKNITLGVVADGERNERLKNQGLMINGTKYTPQVWTPEEAHNVDLLIVSLKYGSLRGALKDIQTIVGENTTVMSLMNGVDSEEIIAEKIDKSHILYSFIKVASQKKEDGYHFNPETTVGIYFGELQQPYESERVKAVNDIFENTGLHWIITDDIQAEIWGKFKLNVCNNLPQAILGVGVGCYEDSEHMAAIRDGLRAEVEAVAKAKGIDLSMINAKSGRGSAVKASARYSTLQDIDSGRHTEIDMFSGAMMRMGKELGIPTPYNEYTYHMIKALEEKNDGVFEYQGENDRVSWSK is encoded by the coding sequence ATGAACATCAAAAAAGTAGCAGTTCTTGGAGCAGGTGCCGTAGGTTCTTACGTTATCTGGGGACTGTCAAATAATAAAAATATTACACTGGGAGTTGTAGCAGATGGTGAGAGAAATGAACGCCTCAAAAACCAAGGATTAATGATCAACGGAACAAAATACACACCGCAAGTGTGGACTCCAGAAGAAGCACACAATGTGGATCTTCTGATCGTATCTTTAAAATACGGAAGTCTGAGAGGGGCATTAAAGGATATTCAGACGATCGTAGGAGAAAACACAACGGTCATGAGTCTGATGAATGGAGTTGACAGTGAAGAGATCATAGCGGAGAAAATTGATAAATCACATATTTTATACTCCTTTATCAAGGTGGCATCACAGAAGAAAGAAGATGGATATCATTTTAATCCAGAAACAACGGTCGGGATTTATTTTGGAGAACTACAACAACCATACGAAAGCGAACGAGTAAAAGCAGTAAATGATATTTTTGAAAATACAGGTCTCCACTGGATCATCACAGATGATATTCAGGCAGAAATCTGGGGTAAATTCAAATTAAATGTCTGCAATAATCTGCCACAGGCAATCTTAGGAGTTGGAGTTGGATGCTATGAAGATAGTGAACATATGGCAGCGATTCGAGATGGATTAAGAGCCGAAGTTGAAGCAGTTGCTAAAGCGAAAGGGATCGACTTAAGTATGATCAATGCAAAGTCTGGACGGGGGAGTGCGGTCAAAGCATCTGCAAGATACTCGACATTACAGGATATTGATTCTGGTCGCCATACAGAGATTGATATGTTCTCTGGTGCAATGATGAGAATGGGGAAAGAATTGGGGATTCCAACCCCATATAATGAATATACATATCATATGATCAAAGCATTAGAAGAAAAGAATGATGGAGTATTCGAATATCAAGGGGAGAATGATAGAGTATCTTGGTCTAAATAA
- a CDS encoding ATP-binding protein encodes MENPFTLTFGQKPTEFISRTNQIGKIIHTFDMENPSNKVYMVAGVRGSGKTVSLAEIADHYSSNDQWIVLRLSADTDLIAGAVSELTRVSQFYDLDLGLNLNLGIAELSVNKTNDSLEKEAMLRNILEKLKNKGKKVLFIIDEIINNSYVKVFASNFQIYITQNYPVYLVMAGLFDNISNLQNEKSLTFLYRAPKIFLEPLSIPAITTSYRSVFDISPSEAVEMAKLTKGYPFAFQILGYLKWETNDDLEKLLPKFDEELIIYAYEKIWSELSELDRKIVYVISTGVYKTGEIREKLSISPQLLNTYRKRLMERGVVNGSVRGELTLALPRFEEYIEMYCEVNL; translated from the coding sequence ATGGAAAATCCTTTTACTTTAACATTTGGTCAAAAACCTACGGAATTCATTTCGCGCACTAACCAAATTGGAAAGATCATTCATACATTTGATATGGAAAATCCTTCAAATAAAGTTTATATGGTTGCTGGTGTCAGGGGGTCTGGAAAGACGGTTTCTCTTGCTGAAATTGCTGATCATTATTCTTCAAATGATCAATGGATTGTTTTAAGATTGAGTGCTGATACAGATTTGATCGCTGGTGCAGTTTCCGAACTTACCCGCGTTTCACAATTTTATGATCTGGATCTTGGATTAAATCTAAATCTCGGAATTGCTGAGTTGTCGGTAAACAAAACAAATGATTCTTTGGAAAAAGAAGCTATGCTTCGTAATATTCTTGAGAAGTTAAAAAATAAAGGAAAGAAAGTTCTTTTTATCATTGATGAGATTATAAATAATTCTTATGTCAAAGTATTTGCTAGTAATTTTCAGATTTATATTACACAGAATTACCCTGTGTATCTTGTAATGGCTGGTTTGTTTGATAATATCAGCAATCTTCAAAACGAGAAGAGTCTGACATTTTTATATCGTGCTCCAAAAATTTTTCTGGAACCACTTAGCATTCCTGCAATTACTACAAGTTATCGTTCTGTATTTGACATTTCTCCAAGTGAGGCTGTTGAGATGGCGAAACTTACAAAGGGGTATCCTTTTGCTTTTCAGATTCTTGGTTATTTGAAGTGGGAGACAAATGATGATCTTGAAAAACTGCTTCCTAAGTTTGACGAGGAATTGATCATTTATGCTTATGAGAAGATATGGAGTGAACTTTCTGAACTTGACCGGAAGATTGTTTATGTAATTTCTACGGGAGTTTATAAAACTGGGGAAATTCGTGAGAAATTATCGATATCTCCACAGTTATTGAATACCTATCGAAAGCGATTGATGGAACGTGGTGTTGTGAATGGTTCTGTTCGTGGAGAACTGACTTTAGCGCTGCCTCGATTTGAGGAATATATTGAGATGTATTGTGAAGTGAATCTTTAG